In a single window of the Terriglobus roseus genome:
- a CDS encoding TIGR03118 family protein: MQFLRKAVLHTVTVLAAVIPAAAQSYKVTNLLSDGSVAATNTDANFKNPWAISASGNFWISAAGTGYNYVVPASGTVAFKVIVPTGTAPNTAPGLPAGSVTTGGAVGMLLANATKASFIFSTLDGTISGWNGKLGTEGAISTISVNNKAAGASYPGLAILNIATAGVTSKSYILAANFGVGNKIEVYDSNFAPTALAGNFTDPTLPAGYSPFSVHVIGTQVFVAYALRTTTVPYLSVNAPGNGVVSVFDTAGNFVSRVATGGNLNSPWGITFAPANFGVFSNDLLIGNFGDGMINVFDPKTFSYLGQLVDGTGKPLQYASLWELLPGAAPVTGTTAVGGGDASTVYFTAGLDKEQHGLLAGITNATTAGATPTIGFSTANPSATITAGGSTQVQLSVVPVNSFTGNVSLACTGLPANATCSFSPAQASVSSTAPTIVTATITTNTKTANMSPMHGPGMLSGIVVAALLPFASFLAIGKRRSVMTVRLACVAMVLMLSFAAAGGCGGYSTTQTSTTPAPVTPAGTSNVTFTATAGAVSQQTVMALTIK; the protein is encoded by the coding sequence ATGCAGTTTCTTCGTAAGGCTGTTCTGCACACTGTGACTGTGCTCGCCGCCGTTATTCCGGCTGCAGCGCAGTCGTACAAGGTAACCAATCTACTGTCTGACGGCTCAGTTGCAGCCACCAATACCGACGCAAACTTCAAGAATCCCTGGGCGATCAGCGCCAGCGGTAATTTCTGGATTAGTGCCGCCGGCACCGGCTACAACTACGTCGTCCCGGCCAGCGGGACCGTTGCGTTCAAGGTGATCGTACCCACTGGAACCGCACCCAACACGGCTCCGGGTCTACCGGCCGGTTCCGTAACGACGGGTGGCGCTGTTGGAATGCTGCTGGCGAATGCCACCAAGGCCAGCTTCATCTTCTCCACGCTCGATGGCACCATCTCCGGCTGGAACGGCAAGCTGGGAACGGAAGGCGCAATCTCCACCATATCGGTCAACAACAAGGCAGCAGGCGCTTCCTATCCGGGACTCGCCATTCTCAACATCGCCACGGCCGGTGTCACCAGCAAGAGCTACATCCTTGCAGCGAACTTCGGCGTGGGAAATAAGATTGAGGTCTACGACAGTAACTTCGCACCCACGGCGCTCGCGGGTAACTTCACGGACCCCACGCTGCCCGCAGGCTACTCGCCCTTCTCAGTGCATGTGATCGGAACGCAGGTATTCGTGGCTTACGCGCTGCGTACCACCACGGTTCCGTACCTGAGTGTGAACGCTCCCGGCAACGGCGTGGTGAGCGTGTTTGACACGGCCGGCAACTTCGTCAGCCGCGTGGCAACAGGTGGCAACCTCAACTCACCGTGGGGGATTACCTTCGCCCCTGCTAACTTCGGCGTCTTCTCCAACGACCTGCTCATCGGAAACTTCGGTGATGGCATGATCAATGTCTTCGATCCAAAGACTTTCTCCTATCTGGGTCAACTGGTGGACGGTACGGGCAAGCCGCTGCAGTATGCCAGCCTGTGGGAACTGCTTCCCGGCGCTGCCCCCGTCACCGGGACCACCGCAGTCGGCGGTGGCGACGCAAGCACCGTCTACTTCACAGCCGGCCTGGACAAAGAACAGCATGGATTGCTGGCCGGCATCACCAATGCAACCACCGCAGGAGCGACTCCCACGATTGGTTTCAGCACGGCCAATCCGTCAGCCACCATCACCGCAGGCGGCAGCACGCAGGTTCAACTGAGCGTCGTACCCGTGAACAGCTTCACGGGCAACGTGTCACTGGCCTGCACAGGCCTTCCCGCGAATGCCACCTGCAGCTTTTCACCAGCACAAGCCAGCGTCTCATCCACGGCGCCGACCATTGTGACGGCGACGATCACCACCAATACCAAGACAGCAAATATGAGCCCGATGCATGGCCCTGGCATGTTGTCCGGCATCGTAGTCGCGGCCCTTCTGCCGTTTGCTTCTTTCCTCGCCATCGGGAAGCGGCGCTCCGTCATGACGGTACGTCTGGCCTGTGTTGCGATGGTTCTTATGCTCTCTTTCGCAGCCGCCGGCGGATGCGGAGGCTACAGCACAACCCAAACCAGCACGACACCCGCACCCGTAACGCCGGCAGGAACCTCCAACGTAACGTTCACCGCAACCGCCGGGGCAGTCTCGCAACAGACCGTCATGGCTCTCACAATCAAGTAA
- a CDS encoding ATP-binding protein, with protein MLQISVALIIAVTMALSLLVVRDRMRTDVQRSLHDDLQHSLQTFQDLQERRRSALERENTLLATLPTLRALMTTHDERTIQDSAQDFWKLSGNELFALADSEGRVIAAYAKGATNAADLRQQLQAAMSQSAKHYLLASGNLYEYTYTPIYFGTATNGTLLGYVVGGYSVDHELLREVGRGAGAEGIFLAGNRVAATTLPIDVSAGVIESASSAEDASPRALRLGAGRFLTVSRDLTRSANVPLHLIVLKSFDTAEQAEREISRVLLLAAVFAIAIGSVLMLVLARTLTKPLERLAAAVSAFANGDEAYALPADGPREVRYLSEVIAGMRADIQKKNRALLESERLATIGRMAHSVSHDLRHYLAAVYANAEFLASPSLPESERLEVFEEIRVAVLGTTDMLDTLLLFSTTGSTPPRHAVPMNTVVDRAIALIHAHPDAERVTVRADYADDDTNAIIDARQMERAVYNLLLNACQSAGQSNGRREVLVSVSVNEKHIAITVQDTGPGVPEIIRHTLFDAFVSNGKQKGTGLGLTLTHSVAQDHNGSVELVSSEPGATVFRLTIERKCPPGEATKPSTNASLVTP; from the coding sequence TTGCTGCAGATCTCAGTGGCTTTGATCATCGCAGTGACCATGGCACTGAGCCTGCTGGTGGTCCGCGACCGCATGCGCACAGACGTGCAGCGCTCGTTGCATGATGATCTGCAACACTCCCTGCAAACATTTCAGGACCTGCAGGAACGCCGGCGCAGCGCGCTTGAGCGCGAGAACACACTGCTGGCAACGCTGCCCACGCTGCGGGCGCTAATGACGACGCATGATGAACGCACCATCCAGGACAGCGCTCAGGATTTCTGGAAGCTAAGCGGCAACGAACTGTTTGCACTTGCCGACAGCGAAGGCAGGGTCATCGCCGCTTATGCCAAAGGCGCCACGAATGCTGCGGACTTGAGGCAGCAGCTGCAGGCAGCCATGTCTCAGTCCGCGAAACACTATCTTCTGGCATCCGGCAATTTGTATGAGTACACGTACACCCCGATCTACTTCGGAACGGCAACCAACGGGACCCTGCTGGGATACGTGGTGGGCGGATACTCCGTCGACCATGAGCTGCTGCGTGAAGTGGGTCGCGGCGCCGGGGCGGAAGGCATCTTCCTGGCAGGCAATCGCGTTGCGGCTACGACCCTGCCCATCGATGTATCGGCCGGCGTGATTGAAAGCGCTTCGTCTGCGGAAGACGCGTCGCCGCGCGCTCTGCGCTTGGGAGCGGGCCGCTTCCTCACCGTCTCGCGCGATCTGACGCGCAGCGCCAATGTACCGCTGCACCTCATCGTGCTGAAGTCCTTCGATACGGCAGAGCAAGCGGAACGGGAGATCAGCCGCGTGCTCCTGCTGGCTGCCGTATTTGCGATCGCCATTGGGTCGGTGCTGATGCTGGTGCTTGCCCGTACGCTGACGAAGCCGCTGGAGCGCCTGGCCGCTGCCGTAAGTGCGTTTGCGAACGGGGATGAAGCCTATGCCCTGCCGGCGGACGGACCACGTGAAGTGCGCTACCTGAGTGAGGTCATCGCCGGCATGCGCGCCGACATCCAGAAGAAGAACCGTGCCCTGCTGGAATCGGAACGGCTGGCGACGATTGGCCGCATGGCGCATTCCGTATCGCATGATCTGCGTCATTACCTTGCAGCTGTCTATGCCAACGCGGAATTCCTCGCGTCACCCTCACTGCCTGAAAGCGAACGGCTCGAAGTCTTCGAAGAAATCCGGGTCGCCGTGCTTGGCACCACGGACATGCTCGATACCCTGCTGCTCTTCAGCACCACCGGGTCGACACCACCACGCCATGCGGTCCCGATGAACACAGTGGTCGATCGTGCGATCGCACTGATCCACGCGCATCCTGACGCGGAGCGCGTCACCGTGCGCGCCGATTACGCCGACGATGACACCAACGCCATCATCGACGCACGACAGATGGAACGTGCCGTCTATAACCTGCTGCTGAACGCCTGCCAGTCCGCGGGTCAAAGCAACGGCCGCCGCGAGGTCCTCGTCTCTGTTTCAGTAAACGAAAAACACATTGCGATCACAGTGCAAGATACGGGACCGGGCGTACCGGAAATCATTCGTCACACGCTCTTCGACGCATTTGTAAGTAATGGAAAGCAGAAGGGGACCGGCCTTGGGCTTACACTGACCCACAGCGTTGCGCAGGATCACAACGGAAGCGTGGAGTTAGTCAGCAGCGAGCCCGGCGCAACCGTCTTTCGGCTGACGATTGAACGCAAGTGCCCTCCGGGCGAAGCAACGAAACCGTCGACGAATGCCTCCCTGGTGACACCATGA
- a CDS encoding response regulator transcription factor: MQMQERDAAKSGAGVILGTKAQILVVEDDVRMQKILYRLFSEQGYAVTLCGDGQSGLDAFRAGRPAAVVLDLMLPNIYGRDLCRMVKAERAGTPVVILSAISEVADKVLLFDIGADDYVTKPFSPRELLARVQAAIRRTQKAPSASVFRFGECEIDFARMTAQRAGEPATLTAHEFKLLRYFADHPERVLSREELLNEVWGYNSYPTTRTVDNQILKLRQKLEPDAAEPRYIRTVHGAGYKFIP, from the coding sequence ATGCAGATGCAGGAACGCGATGCGGCGAAGAGCGGAGCGGGTGTCATCCTCGGGACCAAAGCCCAGATACTGGTCGTGGAAGATGACGTTCGTATGCAGAAGATTCTTTACCGTCTCTTCTCCGAGCAGGGGTATGCCGTAACTCTCTGCGGCGACGGCCAGTCGGGACTCGATGCTTTCCGCGCCGGACGGCCTGCCGCCGTGGTGCTTGACCTGATGCTGCCAAATATCTATGGCCGCGATCTGTGCCGAATGGTGAAGGCGGAACGTGCCGGGACGCCCGTCGTCATCCTCAGCGCCATCAGCGAAGTTGCGGACAAAGTGTTGCTCTTTGACATCGGCGCGGATGATTACGTCACGAAACCCTTCAGTCCGCGCGAACTCCTGGCGCGCGTCCAGGCTGCCATCCGGCGTACACAGAAAGCCCCCTCCGCTTCCGTCTTTCGCTTCGGCGAATGCGAGATTGACTTCGCTCGCATGACGGCACAGCGCGCCGGCGAGCCTGCCACCCTGACGGCGCATGAGTTCAAGTTGTTGCGTTACTTCGCCGATCATCCCGAACGCGTCCTCAGCCGGGAAGAGTTGCTGAATGAAGTGTGGGGTTATAACTCCTACCCAACAACGCGCACAGTTGATAACCAGATTCTGAAGCTCAGGCAGAAGCTTGAGCCTGACGCTGCGGAGCCGCGCTACATCCGGACCGTTCACGGTGCCGGATACAAATTCATTCCTTAG
- a CDS encoding PQQ-binding-like beta-propeller repeat protein — MRIPLTHPRSFPCNRLACLAGLAVAALCIAPIAQAQYGNDHDDHGGGHSQHSWPSWGGNLENSHGSDAESAITTETVRDLKVKWQFTTGGDVSSTPTVEDGSVYVTDWGGFIHRVDAETGKAIWSHKVSEYTNLDTSLSRTSPALAGDLVVIGDQGAATVVVINKRDGSLVWKRTLDTTRTAYITSSPVIDGDRIFVGIASGQEGLAASDPTLVPDFRGSVVALDRKSGDVLWRTFTVPDGYSGGAVWGGNFVIDHKRGQLYASSGNNYSIPSSANACISGAMTPEAKFNCLDRADNIDSILAIDLRTGKPRWARRLFGPDTWTVACVAKPNLGIPCPDNSGPDFDFGSAPNFFTVHAGGRERDIVGAGQKSGMYWALDPDTGAILWGTQVGPGGTTGGIEWGSATDGKRVYVALNNSGRLPYTFPNGQTSIAGSWAALDALTGKVEWQVPASGQSAVNPTLAAGATGQMSIANGVVFAPSLSGDMVALDAANGKTLWKFASGGSVVDGPSIVDGTVYWGSGYGHFRIGTPNNKLYAFELPHGHHEEHGDDHGDGRDGRERGK; from the coding sequence ATGCGCATTCCTCTAACGCACCCCCGTTCTTTCCCCTGTAATCGACTCGCCTGTCTTGCAGGCCTGGCAGTGGCAGCGCTTTGCATCGCCCCGATCGCCCAGGCGCAGTACGGTAACGACCATGACGACCACGGCGGTGGCCACAGCCAACATAGCTGGCCATCGTGGGGTGGCAACCTCGAAAACTCGCACGGCAGCGATGCGGAGTCCGCAATCACCACAGAAACAGTCCGCGACCTGAAGGTGAAATGGCAGTTCACGACGGGAGGCGATGTCTCCTCGACACCGACAGTGGAGGATGGCTCGGTATACGTCACCGACTGGGGTGGCTTCATTCATCGCGTCGATGCTGAAACCGGCAAAGCCATCTGGTCACACAAGGTGTCGGAATACACCAATCTCGACACGTCTCTCTCACGCACATCGCCTGCTCTGGCCGGCGACCTTGTCGTAATCGGCGACCAGGGCGCAGCGACTGTGGTCGTCATCAACAAGCGCGACGGCTCGCTCGTCTGGAAGCGGACGCTTGATACGACGCGCACCGCCTACATCACCAGCTCTCCCGTGATTGACGGCGATCGCATCTTTGTAGGGATTGCCTCGGGCCAGGAGGGCCTGGCCGCCAGCGATCCTACCCTTGTCCCCGACTTCCGCGGTTCCGTCGTCGCGCTGGATCGCAAGTCCGGCGATGTGCTCTGGCGCACCTTTACGGTTCCCGATGGCTACAGTGGAGGCGCGGTCTGGGGTGGCAACTTCGTCATCGATCACAAGCGCGGCCAGCTGTATGCGAGCAGCGGCAACAACTACTCGATTCCTTCGAGCGCGAACGCCTGTATCAGTGGCGCCATGACACCCGAGGCGAAGTTCAACTGCCTGGACCGGGCAGACAACATCGATTCCATCCTGGCCATCGACCTTCGCACGGGCAAACCGCGCTGGGCTCGTCGCCTGTTTGGTCCCGATACCTGGACAGTCGCCTGCGTTGCCAAGCCCAACCTGGGTATCCCGTGCCCGGACAATAGTGGCCCGGACTTCGACTTCGGTTCTGCTCCCAACTTCTTCACCGTGCATGCCGGTGGCCGCGAGCGGGACATCGTCGGTGCGGGTCAGAAGAGCGGCATGTACTGGGCGCTCGATCCAGACACTGGTGCAATCCTTTGGGGCACGCAGGTAGGGCCGGGTGGAACCACGGGCGGCATTGAATGGGGCTCCGCGACCGATGGCAAGCGCGTCTATGTTGCGCTCAACAACAGTGGTCGCCTGCCTTACACCTTTCCCAACGGTCAGACCTCCATCGCAGGATCGTGGGCTGCGCTGGACGCGCTGACCGGTAAGGTCGAGTGGCAGGTTCCTGCATCCGGACAGAGTGCAGTGAACCCCACACTTGCGGCGGGAGCTACCGGGCAGATGTCCATTGCGAATGGCGTCGTCTTTGCACCCTCCTTGTCCGGAGACATGGTTGCGCTGGATGCCGCGAACGGAAAGACCCTCTGGAAGTTTGCCAGCGGCGGTTCCGTGGTGGATGGTCCTTCGATCGTCGACGGAACGGTCTATTGGGGAAGTGGCTACGGACACTTCCGCATCGGCACGCCCAACAATAAGTTGTATGCCTTTGAGCTTCCGCATGGGCATCATGAGGAACACGGCGACGACCACGGCGATGGGAGGGATGGGCGCGAACGCGGCAAGTAA
- a CDS encoding glycosyl hydrolase 115 family protein, whose translation MRTSHRVLLLAFVGNVAAALCAAQTPLVELDKPSQATSFAVAAQGRAAAIYVAPGNPESVRTAAEAFAGDVERVTGIRPALLTSLKAPLPAQLILVGVVGKTSEFDQLQKQHRLETAAIDGKWEAAETLVISNPPAALLPGVKSALIVAGSDRRGTAFALFAMSRAMGVSPWYWWADVPVAKHRAIYVSPGLHTQAPPSVQYRGIFLNDEDWGLRPWAAKKMDPAVDGGKGNFGPHTYEHIFELLLRLHANSLWPAMHPGSLAFNAIPENAVLADKWGVVMGSSHSEALLRNNVGEWSEAAPPRGDGPWNYQKNADAMNAYWDKRLQVNGKYENFYTVGLRGLHDSGLQATGSAEVKARLVEGAMTKQRQLLEERVNRNVATLPQVIWLYKESLDLYRAGMKVPEDVTLGWTDDNYGYIRQLPNAVEQKRPGGSGVYYHVSYWGAPHDHLWLSSTPPALIREEMTKAYDHNARKYWVLNVGDIKPAEMDIDYFMQLAVDEPGMSKISQRQFLQGWLHEQIPSANAAAAADLMTRYYALNFVRRPEFMGFNGYDDGVKRTDFNPLAWPSHGQPDQNHARTAEWARASEEARVLSKSLPADETAAYFELVGYPVEAAAAMNEKFLATDLSFLDAAKQKSAETQRDASRAQAAYQTIQALTAKYNNLLGGKWDGIMSASPRERRVFEMPATATAADAKTPLPASWGEGQMQPERAPKSVTGFTEQHGAVSINAAHYGTKIDGDIAHWQTLDDLGISGSSVVYGSPGALANTAASGTPSSNAASLDYDFTTVTTDPGKLSIYLLPTFPLDSEHRLRYAVVLDVGAPMERVINGNGMQAAESGDGPSGAEWPRNVLRNAAVDSIELPSLAPGKHHIKLLYRDPGVVFQHLLLTFKGAAPAYPVPPETR comes from the coding sequence ATGCGAACATCTCACCGCGTGCTCCTCTTGGCCTTCGTTGGCAACGTTGCGGCCGCCTTGTGCGCGGCCCAAACGCCGCTTGTGGAATTGGACAAACCATCGCAGGCCACGTCATTCGCGGTAGCGGCGCAGGGCAGAGCAGCGGCAATCTATGTTGCACCCGGCAATCCGGAAAGCGTACGGACTGCTGCGGAGGCATTTGCCGGCGATGTCGAGCGCGTTACGGGCATACGTCCCGCACTCCTGACCAGCCTGAAGGCGCCTTTGCCTGCACAGTTGATCCTGGTCGGGGTTGTCGGAAAGACGTCCGAGTTCGACCAGCTCCAGAAACAGCATCGTCTTGAGACTGCTGCGATCGATGGCAAGTGGGAAGCGGCGGAGACGCTTGTGATCTCCAATCCGCCCGCCGCTCTTCTTCCGGGAGTAAAGTCGGCCCTGATCGTTGCAGGAAGCGACCGGAGAGGGACTGCCTTCGCACTGTTTGCGATGTCGCGGGCCATGGGCGTCTCTCCCTGGTACTGGTGGGCTGACGTGCCCGTGGCGAAACATCGCGCAATTTATGTCTCGCCGGGGTTGCACACACAGGCTCCGCCTTCGGTGCAATACCGCGGCATCTTCCTGAACGATGAAGACTGGGGTCTTCGTCCGTGGGCTGCGAAGAAGATGGATCCCGCGGTCGACGGCGGCAAGGGGAATTTCGGTCCACACACGTACGAGCACATCTTTGAGCTTCTTCTGCGCTTGCACGCTAACTCGCTTTGGCCGGCGATGCATCCGGGATCGTTGGCGTTCAATGCGATTCCTGAGAATGCAGTATTGGCCGACAAGTGGGGCGTCGTGATGGGTTCCTCGCATTCTGAGGCCCTGCTGCGAAACAACGTTGGCGAGTGGAGCGAGGCAGCGCCGCCCCGGGGCGATGGTCCCTGGAACTACCAGAAGAATGCCGATGCGATGAATGCGTATTGGGACAAGCGTCTGCAGGTGAACGGCAAGTACGAGAACTTCTACACGGTGGGCCTGCGAGGGCTCCACGACTCGGGACTGCAGGCGACCGGATCAGCCGAGGTGAAAGCTCGCCTTGTGGAAGGCGCGATGACGAAACAGCGGCAGTTGTTGGAGGAGCGGGTAAACCGAAACGTCGCAACACTGCCGCAGGTGATCTGGCTCTACAAGGAATCGTTGGATCTGTACCGCGCGGGCATGAAGGTGCCGGAGGATGTAACGCTCGGCTGGACGGACGACAACTATGGCTACATTCGGCAGTTGCCCAACGCCGTGGAGCAGAAGCGGCCGGGCGGTTCAGGCGTGTATTACCACGTCAGCTACTGGGGAGCTCCGCACGATCATCTCTGGTTAAGTTCGACTCCCCCCGCACTGATCCGCGAAGAGATGACCAAAGCGTACGACCACAATGCCAGGAAGTATTGGGTTCTGAATGTAGGCGACATCAAGCCGGCGGAAATGGACATTGACTACTTCATGCAACTGGCCGTGGATGAACCGGGAATGTCGAAGATCAGCCAACGACAGTTCCTGCAGGGCTGGTTGCATGAGCAGATTCCGTCCGCCAATGCTGCAGCGGCTGCAGACCTGATGACCCGCTACTACGCCTTGAACTTTGTCCGCAGGCCAGAGTTCATGGGCTTCAACGGGTACGACGACGGGGTCAAGCGAACCGACTTCAATCCGCTTGCCTGGCCAAGCCATGGCCAGCCGGACCAAAATCATGCACGCACGGCCGAGTGGGCACGGGCCAGTGAAGAGGCGCGCGTCCTCTCGAAGTCACTTCCGGCTGACGAGACTGCGGCGTACTTCGAGCTTGTCGGCTATCCCGTGGAAGCGGCTGCAGCGATGAACGAAAAGTTTCTTGCGACGGACCTGAGCTTTCTGGATGCAGCGAAACAGAAGTCAGCAGAGACACAGCGCGATGCGTCACGAGCGCAGGCGGCCTACCAGACCATTCAGGCGCTCACAGCGAAATACAACAACCTGCTAGGAGGGAAGTGGGACGGCATCATGTCCGCCTCGCCGCGCGAACGACGTGTGTTCGAAATGCCCGCTACTGCCACAGCAGCCGATGCAAAGACCCCTTTGCCCGCAAGTTGGGGTGAGGGCCAGATGCAACCGGAACGCGCCCCGAAGAGTGTCACTGGCTTTACGGAGCAGCACGGGGCCGTGTCGATCAATGCAGCTCACTATGGGACGAAGATCGATGGCGATATCGCGCATTGGCAGACGCTCGATGATCTCGGCATCTCCGGGAGTTCGGTGGTTTATGGCAGCCCCGGCGCGCTCGCGAATACGGCGGCTTCGGGAACGCCCTCATCGAATGCAGCGTCGCTGGACTACGACTTCACAACAGTAACGACTGACCCGGGCAAGCTGTCGATCTATCTGCTGCCAACGTTTCCGCTGGATTCGGAGCATCGTCTTCGCTACGCGGTTGTACTTGACGTCGGAGCGCCGATGGAGCGCGTGATCAACGGTAACGGCATGCAGGCGGCAGAATCCGGAGACGGCCCAAGCGGCGCGGAGTGGCCCCGGAACGTGTTGCGGAATGCTGCGGTCGA